In Chitinispirillales bacterium ANBcel5, a single window of DNA contains:
- a CDS encoding ATP-binding protein, translating into MDNESKVSKLIEENGELKNALSKLQETQEQLIQAEKLASIGRLSAGIAHEINNPIGFVSSNSTTLTGYVNRIKEILNMYRAGIKKEIIEKREKRIKLDFILEDIDKLIIENIEGLARITNIVSNLKKFSRDDSLNEFIDSNINDGLRSVLVILKNEIKYCADVATDLGDIAPIPCNMSELNQVFLNIIVNAAQAIKEQKRDDKGTISVKTYQDCENVYCEIGDDGPGVPDKVKRKIFDPFFTTKEVGIGTGLGLSISYEIVVNKHKGDLTIDTNNGKGTLFIITLPRHRGESDV; encoded by the coding sequence ATGGACAATGAATCTAAGGTCTCAAAGCTCATTGAGGAAAATGGTGAGCTTAAAAACGCCCTTTCCAAGCTCCAGGAAACACAGGAGCAGCTCATTCAGGCAGAAAAACTGGCATCCATAGGACGGTTGTCGGCCGGAATCGCCCATGAGATAAATAATCCCATCGGTTTTGTTTCCAGTAACAGTACCACTCTTACCGGATATGTTAATAGAATAAAAGAAATACTTAATATGTACAGGGCTGGTATTAAAAAGGAAATAATAGAAAAACGGGAAAAAAGAATAAAACTCGATTTTATCCTGGAGGATATAGATAAGCTGATAATTGAAAATATTGAGGGCTTAGCGCGGATAACTAATATCGTCAGCAACCTCAAGAAGTTCTCAAGAGATGACAGCCTAAACGAGTTTATCGATTCAAATATTAATGATGGACTAAGGAGTGTGTTGGTAATTCTTAAAAATGAGATTAAATACTGCGCTGATGTAGCGACTGACTTAGGTGATATTGCACCTATCCCCTGTAACATGAGTGAGCTTAACCAGGTGTTTCTTAATATAATAGTTAATGCTGCCCAGGCTATAAAGGAGCAGAAAAGAGATGATAAAGGGACAATAAGTGTAAAAACGTATCAGGATTGCGAAAATGTGTACTGTGAAATTGGAGATGATGGTCCCGGGGTACCGGATAAAGTTAAAAGGAAAATATTCGATCCGTTTTTTACTACAAAAGAAGTTGGCATCGGCACGGGACTGGGCTTAAGTATTTCCTATGAAATAGTGGTTAACAAACATAAGGGAGATTTAACAATAGATACCAATAACGGTAAAGGTACATTATTTATTATTACTCTTCCAAGGCACAGGGGAGAGAGTGATGTCTGA
- a CDS encoding response regulator, producing MSESILFVDDDEMVLNAIERTFLFSDYSVYTARDTDEAFKILESTDIDMVVSDIRMAPVNGYRFLKLVKERYPKIIRIVLSAYGDREMMIKTIGDGVAKLYMLKPWDNDELIDTVGHIFKMYNSLDELKLIEKIDKNQWLPPMPKVYSKILKAVEEERDMKEIASLIEHEPATSAEVLKLVNSSFYGLSIGSVHQALVYLGIRTVKDVVLFAEIFSNNGHQNSAERETLFRHIGFCNTLLHRFHLTLFNRKISEEYSTAGLLCDIGRLFILSNYPDKYKQLSSQWESEPEQMANVEKEIVGFTHEQVGAQILNWWNLPAYIVESCYVHHDPSLSKLLPPKIVALIHIADVYAWKKVEKIEFTIPKTVYDILEVGINEIECMLDEIVETICLQDKSV from the coding sequence ATGTCTGAATCGATACTGTTTGTTGATGATGATGAGATGGTATTAAACGCAATTGAGAGGACTTTTCTCTTCTCCGATTATAGTGTTTACACTGCCAGGGATACCGATGAGGCTTTTAAAATTCTTGAAAGTACTGACATAGATATGGTCGTCTCTGATATTAGAATGGCACCTGTTAATGGTTATAGATTTTTAAAGCTTGTTAAAGAGAGATACCCCAAAATAATCCGCATTGTCCTTTCTGCCTACGGCGATAGGGAGATGATGATAAAGACGATAGGTGACGGAGTTGCTAAACTGTATATGCTTAAGCCCTGGGATAATGATGAGCTGATTGATACAGTAGGTCATATATTTAAAATGTACAACTCCTTAGATGAGCTTAAGTTGATAGAAAAAATTGATAAAAATCAGTGGCTTCCACCAATGCCAAAAGTGTACTCCAAAATTCTTAAAGCAGTTGAAGAAGAGCGCGACATGAAGGAGATCGCTTCGTTGATTGAGCATGAACCAGCAACTTCCGCCGAAGTTTTAAAGCTTGTAAATTCATCCTTTTACGGACTATCTATAGGTTCTGTGCACCAGGCTTTAGTGTATCTTGGGATAAGAACAGTGAAAGATGTTGTCCTGTTTGCAGAGATTTTTTCCAATAACGGACACCAGAATAGTGCAGAACGGGAAACACTGTTTAGGCATATCGGCTTTTGTAACACTTTACTTCACAGATTCCACTTGACATTGTTTAACAGAAAGATAAGTGAAGAGTATTCAACTGCCGGGCTGTTATGTGATATTGGTAGGTTGTTTATATTAAGTAATTATCCGGATAAATACAAACAATTATCCTCTCAGTGGGAAAGTGAACCAGAACAAATGGCCAATGTAGAAAAAGAAATAGTGGGTTTTACTCATGAACAGGTGGGGGCACAAATCCTCAATTGGTGGAACCTTCCCGCTTATATAGTTGAATCATGCTATGTGCATCATGACCCATCGCTTTCAAAGCTTTTACCTCCAAAAATAGTGGCTCTTATACATATAGCAGATGTTTATGCCTGGAAAAAAGTGGAAAAAATTGAGTTTACTATACCCAAAACCGTTTACGATATTCTTGAAGTTGGAATCAATGAGATCGAATGTATGTTAGATGAAATTGTAGAAACAATTTGTTTACAGGATAAATCCGTTTAA
- a CDS encoding response regulator yields MCSRIMFVDDEQNVLSAINRMFFDDEDYELCLASGGKQAIQMLREQPVKVIVSDMRMPVMNGVEFLKEAKKICPDAVRIILSGQSDVKDVMNSINNGGIWRFISKPWNDADMKMTIKNALELYAKEMERRELLVKLKEKNESLKNLNNELETKVLERTRIIRTQNEMLNLLLNSSDFNEVMQALCNSLSEISGQDSYLYYCFDKERIVESGSSPDEYTKNALKRALKGEHYQGSERLHVLPVKKSEEILGSVAFVGSKSNSDTLKEIDTQFSPILALALSQQKALFNAPDLLKNLDDLF; encoded by the coding sequence ATGTGTTCACGAATTATGTTTGTAGATGATGAACAAAATGTGCTCTCAGCAATAAATAGGATGTTTTTCGACGATGAGGACTATGAGCTGTGTCTGGCTTCTGGTGGTAAACAAGCGATCCAAATGCTTCGGGAGCAGCCGGTTAAAGTAATTGTTTCAGATATGAGAATGCCGGTTATGAATGGAGTGGAGTTTCTAAAGGAAGCAAAAAAAATATGCCCCGATGCTGTTAGAATAATTCTATCAGGTCAATCCGATGTAAAGGATGTCATGAATTCAATAAATAACGGGGGTATTTGGAGATTCATCAGCAAGCCTTGGAATGATGCTGATATGAAAATGACTATCAAAAACGCACTCGAATTATACGCAAAAGAGATGGAGCGAAGAGAGCTGTTAGTTAAATTGAAAGAAAAAAACGAATCATTAAAAAATCTAAATAATGAATTGGAAACGAAAGTACTTGAGAGAACAAGGATCATTAGAACTCAAAACGAGATGCTAAATTTGCTTCTCAATAGTTCCGATTTCAATGAGGTTATGCAAGCATTGTGTAATTCCCTGTCTGAAATATCCGGACAAGATTCTTACCTATATTACTGCTTCGATAAGGAAAGAATTGTTGAGTCAGGGAGCTCTCCTGATGAATATACGAAAAATGCATTGAAAAGGGCACTGAAAGGTGAGCATTACCAAGGTTCGGAACGCTTACATGTACTGCCTGTGAAAAAATCAGAAGAAATACTGGGCTCTGTGGCCTTTGTTGGTTCTAAGTCTAACAGTGATACTCTTAAAGAGATAGATACCCAATTTAGTCCGATTCTGGCACTGGCGCTCTCACAGCAAAAAGCATTATTTAATGCTCCTGATCTG